The Halarchaeum grantii genome includes a window with the following:
- a CDS encoding DUF7553 family protein, with protein sequence MALENLQEASETLEQAAADAEDDEIRERITTQAEQLGKLADRERGPDHGRLARHMHALQDLVDDTDGELAAQIDDALANVRAYRETVSGV encoded by the coding sequence ATGGCACTCGAAAACCTACAGGAAGCCAGCGAAACCCTCGAACAGGCCGCCGCCGACGCCGAAGACGACGAGATTCGAGAGCGTATCACCACACAGGCCGAGCAGCTCGGCAAACTCGCCGACCGCGAACGCGGCCCCGATCACGGCCGACTCGCACGACACATGCACGCCCTCCAAGATCTCGTCGACGACACCGACGGCGAGCTCGCCGCACAGATCGACGACGCGCTCGCGAACGTTCGAGCCTACCGCGAAACCGTCAGCGGCGTCTAA